Proteins encoded together in one Chelonoidis abingdonii isolate Lonesome George chromosome 1, CheloAbing_2.0, whole genome shotgun sequence window:
- the NIPA2 gene encoding magnesium transporter NIPA2 isoform X1, whose amino-acid sequence MTKALLCYKQKPQLFCSMIDVVVLNTSVVYEMTQSGGKYDFCIGLVLAMSSSIFIGGSFILKKKGLLRLARKGSMRAGQGGHAYLKEWLWWAGLLSMGAGEVANFAAYAFAPATLVTPLGALSVLVSAILSSYFLNEKLNLHGKIGCLLSILGSTVMVIHAPQEEEVETLNEMSHKLGDPGFVVFATLVVIVSLILIFVVGPRHGQTNILVYITICSVIGALSVSCVKGLGITIKELIAGKPVLKHPLSWILLLSLIVCVSTQINYLNRALDIFNTSIVTPIYYVFFTTSVLACSAILFKEWQHMSAADIIGTFSGFLTIIVGIFLLHAFKDVNFTLANLPVSLRKDDRAINGTLPTTYECFNPDEESSTCVGEIQSSENVPSRRNGSLAAF is encoded by the exons AAACCGCAGCTCTTCTGTTCCATGATCGATGTGGTGGTTTTGAACACTTCAGTAGTTTACGAAATGACCCAGAGTGGAGGAAAATATGATTTCTGTATTGGTCTCGTATTGGCTATGAGCTCCAGCATTTTCATTGGAGGAAGTTTCATCCTAAAAAAGAAGGGTCTCCTCCGACTGGCCAGGAAGGGCTCCATGAGAGCAG GTCAAGGTGGTCATGCATATCTTAAAGAGTGGCTGTGGTGGGCTGGACTTCTGTCAA TGGGAGCTGGTGAAGTAGCTAACTTTGCTGCTTATGCATTTGCACCAGCTACATTAGTGACTCCATTGGGAGCTCTCAGTGTTCTTGTAAG tgccattctttcatcttattttttaaatgaaaaacttaaTCTGCATGGAAAAATTGGATGTTTGTTAAGTATATTGGGGTCAACTGTGATGGTCATTCATGCTCCACAAGAAGAGGAGGTAGAAACTTTGAATGAAATGTCCCACAAGCTAGGAGATCCAG GTTTTGTGGTTTTTGCAACACTTGTCGTCATTGTGTCCTTAATACTGATATTTGTGGTAGGACCTCGCCATGGACAGACCAACATTCTTGTGTACATAACAATCTGCTCTGTAATTGGAGCATTGTCAGTCTCCTGTGTGAAAGGCTTGGGCATCACTATCAAAGAACTTATTGCAGGAAAACCTGTGCTAAAACATCCTTTGTCCTGGATTCTGCTGCTAAGTCTTATCGTCTGTGTGAGCACACAGATCAACTATTTAAACAGAGCTCTGGATATATTCAACACTTCCATAGTGACTCCAATATATTATGTATTCTTTACAACATCTGTTTTAGCTTGTTCTGCTATTCTCTTCAAGGAGTGGCAACACATGTCTGCTGCTGACATTATTGGCACCTTCAGTGGTTTTCTCACGATCATTGTGGGGATCTTTTTACTGCATGCCTTTAAAGATGTAAATTTCACTCTAGCAAATCTGCCTGTCTCCTTGCGGAAAGATGACAGAGCAATCAATGGCACTCTGCCAACCACATACGAATGCTTTAACCCCGATGAAGAAAGCTCAACCTGTGTAGGTGAAATACAATCCAGTGAGAATGTCCCGTCCAGGAGAAATGGAAGTCTGGCAGCATTCTGA
- the NIPA2 gene encoding magnesium transporter NIPA2 isoform X2 — MIDVVVLNTSVVYEMTQSGGKYDFCIGLVLAMSSSIFIGGSFILKKKGLLRLARKGSMRAGQGGHAYLKEWLWWAGLLSMGAGEVANFAAYAFAPATLVTPLGALSVLVSAILSSYFLNEKLNLHGKIGCLLSILGSTVMVIHAPQEEEVETLNEMSHKLGDPGFVVFATLVVIVSLILIFVVGPRHGQTNILVYITICSVIGALSVSCVKGLGITIKELIAGKPVLKHPLSWILLLSLIVCVSTQINYLNRALDIFNTSIVTPIYYVFFTTSVLACSAILFKEWQHMSAADIIGTFSGFLTIIVGIFLLHAFKDVNFTLANLPVSLRKDDRAINGTLPTTYECFNPDEESSTCVGEIQSSENVPSRRNGSLAAF; from the exons ATGATCGATGTGGTGGTTTTGAACACTTCAGTAGTTTACGAAATGACCCAGAGTGGAGGAAAATATGATTTCTGTATTGGTCTCGTATTGGCTATGAGCTCCAGCATTTTCATTGGAGGAAGTTTCATCCTAAAAAAGAAGGGTCTCCTCCGACTGGCCAGGAAGGGCTCCATGAGAGCAG GTCAAGGTGGTCATGCATATCTTAAAGAGTGGCTGTGGTGGGCTGGACTTCTGTCAA TGGGAGCTGGTGAAGTAGCTAACTTTGCTGCTTATGCATTTGCACCAGCTACATTAGTGACTCCATTGGGAGCTCTCAGTGTTCTTGTAAG tgccattctttcatcttattttttaaatgaaaaacttaaTCTGCATGGAAAAATTGGATGTTTGTTAAGTATATTGGGGTCAACTGTGATGGTCATTCATGCTCCACAAGAAGAGGAGGTAGAAACTTTGAATGAAATGTCCCACAAGCTAGGAGATCCAG GTTTTGTGGTTTTTGCAACACTTGTCGTCATTGTGTCCTTAATACTGATATTTGTGGTAGGACCTCGCCATGGACAGACCAACATTCTTGTGTACATAACAATCTGCTCTGTAATTGGAGCATTGTCAGTCTCCTGTGTGAAAGGCTTGGGCATCACTATCAAAGAACTTATTGCAGGAAAACCTGTGCTAAAACATCCTTTGTCCTGGATTCTGCTGCTAAGTCTTATCGTCTGTGTGAGCACACAGATCAACTATTTAAACAGAGCTCTGGATATATTCAACACTTCCATAGTGACTCCAATATATTATGTATTCTTTACAACATCTGTTTTAGCTTGTTCTGCTATTCTCTTCAAGGAGTGGCAACACATGTCTGCTGCTGACATTATTGGCACCTTCAGTGGTTTTCTCACGATCATTGTGGGGATCTTTTTACTGCATGCCTTTAAAGATGTAAATTTCACTCTAGCAAATCTGCCTGTCTCCTTGCGGAAAGATGACAGAGCAATCAATGGCACTCTGCCAACCACATACGAATGCTTTAACCCCGATGAAGAAAGCTCAACCTGTGTAGGTGAAATACAATCCAGTGAGAATGTCCCGTCCAGGAGAAATGGAAGTCTGGCAGCATTCTGA